The stretch of DNA ATATTAAGAGATCGCAAAAGGGTCATGCTACTATTTGTAATGCTGCTGCCCGTAATTATCCCGGCCATTGCTCATGCCGCAGGCGGAAGTGGATTGCCGGAAGTGCTTGGGGGCAAGTCAGCCTACGGTCCTTCATACTATAACCCGACCATTTTTTATGGTTCAATATTGGTGGGGCTTGCCGCAGGTCTAATCACGGGATGTGTCGGCGCCGGTGGTGGATTTATCATTACCCCCGCACTGATGACCATGGGTGTTAAGGGAATTATGGCCGTAGGTACAGACCAATTCCATATTTTCGCCAAGTCTATAATGGGCACAGTTGTGCACAAAAAATTAGGTAACGTCCACGTTGGTTTAGCAATAGCATTTTTGTGCGGCTCACTACTGGGGGTTACCGGCGGCGGTATGCTTAACCGGGCACTTTTTACCATAAACCCTGTACTAAGTGGATTTGTAATTAATACAGTATACGTAATCATGCTTGGATTTTTAGCCATCTACGCATTGAACGACTTCTTTAGAACCAGAAAGTCCGGGCATTCTGTAGATGCCCACGGCGGAGGAGGATCCACTGATCTCACCAGTGCAGCAAGAAAGATGCAGTCCGTCAAGATTCCGCCCATGATTACCTTTGATGAAGATATTCATCCCGGCGGCAAAAAAATTTCCGGTGTGTTCGTGGCCATCTGCGGTGCCATCGTAGGTTTCATGGCAGCTATCATGGGAGTAGGCGGCGGCTTTTTAACCTTCCCCATGTTCGTATATGGTCTGGGCGTATCCTCCTTTACCACTGTGGGTACTGACATACTGCAAATTATCTTTACTGCAGGCTTTGGTGCCATTACCCAATATGCCATATACGGTTACGTGTTCTACACTCTGGCCATGGGCATGTTGGTTGGATCCCTGCTGGGCATTCAAGTTGGTGCCATGACCACCAAGGTTGTATCGGGTGCTACAATTAACGGTTTTTATGCTATCACCATCCTGGCGGGCTTTGTCAACAGGTTGTTTGATATGCCCAACAACTTACAGCAAATGGGTTATATTTCCATAAGCTCGCAAACTGCTAGTATTATTGCTCAAATTGGTGCAGTTATCTTCTTTGCCATTGTGGGAATATTTGCCGCCTGGGTAATAGCAGTATTTATTAAGAGCGTACCCAGGCTGCGTGAAGAGGCAGCAATGGCATCTAATGGAAAGGGGGAATGACTTCATGATAACCAATAAGAAAACATTCACCCTGGGATTGGTGCTTTTGGTATCCTTTGTAGCTGTATTCGCCTTTATCATGTCCCCTTCTTTCGGAGATGGCCGAAATGGTCTTGAATAT from Desulfoscipio gibsoniae DSM 7213 encodes:
- a CDS encoding sulfite exporter TauE/SafE family protein, producing the protein MRKIYEGIMQASRSYAQWEIANSNAILRDRKRVMLLFVMLLPVIIPAIAHAAGGSGLPEVLGGKSAYGPSYYNPTIFYGSILVGLAAGLITGCVGAGGGFIITPALMTMGVKGIMAVGTDQFHIFAKSIMGTVVHKKLGNVHVGLAIAFLCGSLLGVTGGGMLNRALFTINPVLSGFVINTVYVIMLGFLAIYALNDFFRTRKSGHSVDAHGGGGSTDLTSAARKMQSVKIPPMITFDEDIHPGGKKISGVFVAICGAIVGFMAAIMGVGGGFLTFPMFVYGLGVSSFTTVGTDILQIIFTAGFGAITQYAIYGYVFYTLAMGMLVGSLLGIQVGAMTTKVVSGATINGFYAITILAGFVNRLFDMPNNLQQMGYISISSQTASIIAQIGAVIFFAIVGIFAAWVIAVFIKSVPRLREEAAMASNGKGE